A stretch of the Paenibacillus dendritiformis genome encodes the following:
- a CDS encoding methyl-accepting chemotaxis protein, with amino-acid sequence MNSGIRQKSTQVLEEQAVLAALEQSLAMIEFNIQGEVLWANHLFAQTMGYTASELIGKHHRIFCTRQFAGSMEYDAFWENLRNGIKFQQKIARVAKSGDLIWLEATYMPVLDEKGCTVAVLKVATDITPRENAASRMKDELRLMAEDLLKRTEEGMERNQEVAAAIQYAVTDSEDNLTLLRELEEQSKAIKGIVQMIRDFATQTHLLGLNAAIEAAHAGEHGLGFQVVAAEVRKLAEHVQQAAKDVQSAIEGIADKIGQVGGGTKNSRNAIVECQHQIKQATEEFAKIGKAAGSLDAQAKNLSEMM; translated from the coding sequence ATGAATAGCGGGATAAGGCAGAAAAGCACGCAAGTGCTGGAGGAGCAAGCGGTGCTGGCCGCATTGGAGCAGTCGCTCGCCATGATTGAATTTAATATCCAGGGCGAGGTTCTTTGGGCGAACCATCTGTTTGCCCAGACGATGGGATACACGGCGTCAGAACTCATCGGCAAGCACCACCGGATCTTTTGCACACGACAGTTTGCCGGCAGTATGGAGTATGATGCGTTTTGGGAAAATTTGCGGAACGGTATAAAGTTTCAACAGAAAATTGCCCGGGTAGCAAAGAGTGGGGACCTGATATGGCTGGAAGCCACGTATATGCCGGTCCTCGATGAGAAGGGCTGCACAGTCGCCGTGCTCAAAGTGGCGACCGACATCACGCCAAGGGAAAACGCCGCCTCCCGAATGAAGGACGAGCTGCGGCTGATGGCGGAGGATTTGCTGAAGCGGACGGAAGAAGGCATGGAGCGCAATCAAGAGGTTGCGGCAGCCATCCAGTATGCGGTGACGGACAGCGAAGATAACTTAACCCTCCTGCGTGAATTGGAAGAACAGTCCAAAGCCATCAAGGGAATTGTACAGATGATCCGGGATTTTGCCACCCAAACCCACCTGCTGGGCCTGAACGCGGCGATTGAGGCGGCCCATGCCGGGGAGCATGGCCTCGGATTTCAAGTGGTGGCCGCCGAGGTTCGGAAGCTGGCGGAGCACGTTCAGCAGGCGGCCAAAGATGTTCAATCCGCCATCGAGGGAATCGCCGATAAGATAGGACAGGTCGGCGGGGGGACGAAGAACTCCCGGAACGCAATCGTCGAATGCCAGCACCAGATTAAGCAAGCTACCGAGGAATTTGCCAAAATCGGCAAAGCTGCCGGGAGCCTGGATGCGCAGGCAAAAAACCTGAGCGAAATGATGTAA